The Oncorhynchus masou masou isolate Uvic2021 chromosome 31, UVic_Omas_1.1, whole genome shotgun sequence genome includes a region encoding these proteins:
- the LOC135524113 gene encoding kit ligand-like: MKKSKIWIRICVHLLVCTTFGVHSSEFGDAVTDDITSISLLKQNIPKDYKIPVTYIPKEVGGMCWVTLNVFHLELSLRGLADKFGNISSNKYNISILIEMLKETRYHMKNLEVITSDFECHYRDEKWQTGHYFQFVEDFLNTARSNRDSPEECDPPPCPTTTKASATTITTQYPTSGKEPLRFLPEVVERSLLSLLVIPIAAIVFLFVWKVKSRSNQHQSDELKSVEGGLFTGTEESLAPPLDDISEKNRLNIIEAV, encoded by the exons ATTTGGATACGCATCTGTGTCCATTTATTGGTGTGCACCACATTTGGAGTTCACTCAAGTGAATTTGGAGATGCTGTAACAGATGACatcacaagcatttcactattg AAACAAAATATACCTAAAGATTACAAGATTCCTGTGACATATATTCCAAAAGAAGTG GGTGGAATGTGTTGGGTCACGCTAAATGTTTTCCACTTGGAACTCAGTTTACGGGGATTAGCAGACAAGTTTGGAAACATTTCATCCAACAAATATAATATCAGCATATTGATCGAAATGCTGAAAGAGACGCGATATCACATGAAGAACTTG GAGGTGATCACGTCTGATTTTGAGTGCCACTATAGAGACGAGAAATGGCAGACAGGACACTATTTTCAGTTTGTTGAAGATTTTCTAAACACGGCCCGTTCGAATAGAGATTCGCCAGAAGAATGCGATCCACCTCCCTGTCCAACAACAACAAAGGCATCAGCAACTACAATaacaacacaataccccacatCAG GGAAAGAGCCTCTGAGATTCCTGCCAGAAGTAGTGGAGAGAAGCCTCCTGTCACTACTTGTAATTCCTATTGCGGCCATcgtgtttctgtttgtgtggaag GTGAAATCCAGGAGCAACCAACATCAATCAGATGAACTGAAATCAGTGGAAGGAGGCCTCTTCACAGGAACAGAAGAGAGTTTGGCACCTCCACTAGATGACATTTCTGAAAA GAACAGATTGAACATCATTGAGGCAGTGTAA